A window from Salminus brasiliensis chromosome 7, fSalBra1.hap2, whole genome shotgun sequence encodes these proteins:
- the LOC140559470 gene encoding coiled-coil domain-containing protein 122, with protein MSSRYYHYFRLVTQERNYLFDSDSNEDFSLSSALHAVFQQGESQALVLKEKQHVLDSIQATLTEKVKSHEAVAHNIKLKERQISGITCEVEHIHIRIKAQLIEIHAILMENRNLQHTIEEHLEKSQCLLAEYNTYRNKIESYKANVSEMENQSPIHKELMEKRKESKRLRKFREQLSIDLQNPEGNAVQRAQREIDQFTTKILFSKELVGEKMVLLEKEKQVNLQLRKEKEIHNRRCEAIVKRLRCQLNKAQSSHRQLNSEISLMEKEVEHLKSQL; from the exons ATGTCATCACGCTATTACCACTATTTTCGA TTAGTCACACAAGAACGTAACTATCTTTTCGACAGTGACAGCAATGAGGATTTCTCTCTGTCCAGTGCACTTCACGCGGTTTTCCAGCAGGGGGAGTCTCAGGCTCTTGTACTAAAGGAGAAACAGCATGTCCTTGATTCAATACAG GCCACACTGACAGAAAAAGTAAAGAGCCATGAAGCAGTGGCTCATAACATAAAACTAAAAGAGCGACAAATCAGTGGCATCACCTGTGAGGTCGAACATATTCATATCCGCATCAAGGCTCAGCTAATAGAAATACATGCAATCTTGATGGAAAATAGGAATCTTCAGCACACCATAGAAGAACACTTGGAGAAGTCGCAGTGTTTGCTGGCTGAATACAACACTTACCGCAATAAAATAGAGAGTTACAAAGCGAATGTGTCCGAGATGGAGAACCAATCACCTATTCATAAGGAGCTAATGGAGAAGAGGAAAGAATCAAAAAGACTCAGGAAATTCAGAGAGCAACTGAGCATAGATTTACAGAATCCAGAAGGAAACGCAGTTCAGCGGGCTCAG AGAGAAATTGATCAATTTACGACCAAGATACTTTTCTCAAAAGAGCTTGTTGGAGAAAAGATGGTGCTtttggagaaagaaaaacaggttAATTTACAactgagaaaagaaaaagag attcacaATAGAAGATGTGAGGCCATTGTGAAGAGGCTCCGATGCCAGCTGAACAAGGCTCAGTCCAGCCACCGACAGCTAAATAGCGAGATTTCGCTCATGGAGAAGGAGGTGGAACATCTCAAGAGCCAGTTATAG